The Streptomyces sp. RKAG293 genome includes a region encoding these proteins:
- a CDS encoding serine/threonine-protein kinase: protein MEQLTQHDPRRIGPFEVLARLGAGGMGLVYLARSASGRRVAIKTVRAELAEDQLFRVRFSREVEAARAVSGFYTAAVVDADARAAVPWLATAYVPAPSLEEIINEAGPMPAQAVRWLAAGVAEALQSIHGAGLVHRDMKPSNVLVVEDGPRVIDFGIASGVSNTRLTMTNVAVGTPAYMSPEQARDSRSVRGASDVFSLGSTLVFAATGHAPFHGANPVETVFMLLREGPDLAGLPSELRPLIESCMRMEADQRPTPAELQAQLAPHLFSTGSDDTGTASAWLPPGAVALIEQRRSGRPAVAVNASTAPPRLPPPPPSEPPRTPDPEPVGHGRHGVGGRQGPGGPGGAGGLNGPGGFNGPGALNNGPGGPHQGGLNAPVGGRGGAVAEPHTHGPVRLAGSAPIGPGLRVADADHKVRPPDGAPGTDWVRRGGSHRANGPGALPVQQPQPPAPPGEWRPWRFRMSNDVWGTPVVSDGRLYVTSFEVHALDIASGRRQFKTRDVAWTMAVADGRIHASDGPSLYALDTADGGDLWRTGVEGWIYSLHAERGTVVTGTRGGGVQAWDADRGLLRWERGGAQTEFESPESGPSIAAGTVYFQGGGRFYAIDAGSGAERWSYPVGATGVPGATGSVPTRPVVADGIVYVTAGTRVLALDARSGAERWRFDAPAVMFGPPAHVPGAGAAGGGIYIADHLGTVYALDPHSGRDRWRVATEPRQSLEPVLVAGGDVLLGAGSALYTLDAVTGNPKWRFAAQGEIVGSPVVADGRVHFGSKDHCLYTVDAGGGQLRWKLETGGEITGSPVAADGVVYACSKDRCVYALDAVKGTGAAARRP, encoded by the coding sequence GTGGAGCAGCTGACGCAGCACGACCCGCGACGGATCGGCCCTTTCGAGGTGCTGGCCCGGCTCGGTGCCGGCGGCATGGGGCTGGTCTATCTCGCCAGGTCGGCCTCGGGCCGCAGGGTCGCGATCAAGACGGTGCGCGCCGAGCTCGCCGAGGACCAGCTGTTCCGGGTCCGGTTCAGCCGTGAGGTCGAGGCGGCACGCGCGGTCAGCGGCTTCTACACGGCCGCCGTCGTGGACGCGGACGCGCGCGCGGCCGTGCCCTGGCTGGCCACCGCGTACGTCCCCGCCCCCTCCCTCGAAGAGATCATCAACGAGGCCGGGCCGATGCCCGCCCAGGCCGTCCGCTGGCTCGCCGCCGGCGTCGCCGAGGCGCTCCAGTCCATCCACGGCGCGGGGCTCGTGCACCGTGACATGAAGCCGTCCAACGTCCTGGTCGTCGAGGACGGGCCCCGGGTGATCGACTTCGGTATCGCCAGCGGGGTGTCCAACACCCGGCTGACCATGACGAACGTCGCCGTCGGCACACCCGCCTACATGTCGCCCGAGCAGGCTCGCGACTCGCGCAGCGTGCGCGGCGCCAGCGATGTGTTCTCGCTCGGCTCGACGCTGGTGTTCGCCGCGACGGGGCACGCCCCCTTCCACGGCGCGAACCCCGTCGAGACGGTCTTCATGCTGCTCCGCGAAGGCCCCGACCTGGCGGGTCTGCCCAGCGAGCTGCGGCCCCTCATCGAGTCCTGCATGCGGATGGAAGCCGACCAGCGGCCCACGCCCGCGGAGCTCCAGGCCCAGCTCGCCCCGCATCTGTTCTCCACCGGCAGCGACGACACCGGTACGGCGTCCGCGTGGCTGCCGCCCGGGGCGGTCGCGCTGATAGAGCAGCGCCGCAGCGGCCGGCCGGCCGTCGCCGTCAACGCCAGCACCGCACCGCCGCGGCTGCCTCCCCCGCCGCCGTCCGAGCCGCCGCGCACCCCCGACCCGGAACCGGTCGGGCACGGCCGGCACGGCGTGGGCGGCCGACAGGGCCCCGGCGGCCCCGGTGGCGCCGGTGGGCTGAACGGTCCTGGTGGTTTCAACGGTCCCGGCGCGCTGAACAACGGCCCCGGCGGTCCGCATCAGGGCGGTCTGAACGCGCCGGTCGGCGGGCGCGGTGGTGCCGTGGCCGAGCCGCACACCCACGGGCCCGTCCGGCTGGCCGGTTCGGCCCCGATAGGGCCTGGCCTGCGCGTCGCGGACGCCGACCACAAGGTGCGGCCGCCGGACGGCGCCCCCGGTACGGACTGGGTGCGCCGCGGTGGCTCCCACCGGGCCAACGGGCCCGGCGCGCTCCCCGTGCAGCAGCCCCAGCCGCCGGCCCCGCCGGGGGAGTGGCGGCCTTGGCGCTTCCGCATGTCCAACGACGTGTGGGGCACGCCCGTCGTCTCCGACGGCCGCCTGTACGTCACCTCCTTCGAGGTGCACGCGCTCGACATCGCCAGCGGGCGGCGGCAGTTCAAGACCCGTGACGTCGCCTGGACGATGGCCGTCGCCGACGGCCGCATCCACGCCTCCGACGGACCGAGCCTCTACGCCCTCGACACGGCCGACGGCGGCGACCTCTGGCGCACCGGCGTAGAGGGCTGGATCTACTCGCTGCACGCCGAACGCGGCACGGTCGTCACCGGCACGCGGGGCGGCGGCGTCCAGGCCTGGGACGCCGACCGCGGTCTGCTGCGCTGGGAGCGCGGCGGCGCGCAGACCGAATTCGAGTCCCCCGAGTCGGGGCCCTCGATCGCCGCCGGCACCGTCTACTTCCAGGGCGGCGGCCGCTTCTACGCCATCGACGCCGGGTCCGGCGCCGAGCGCTGGTCCTACCCGGTCGGTGCGACCGGCGTCCCCGGCGCCACCGGCAGCGTCCCGACGCGGCCGGTCGTGGCCGACGGCATCGTCTACGTCACCGCGGGCACCCGGGTCCTCGCCCTCGACGCCAGGTCCGGGGCGGAGCGCTGGCGCTTCGACGCCCCCGCCGTCATGTTCGGGCCGCCGGCCCACGTGCCGGGCGCCGGCGCGGCGGGCGGTGGCATCTACATCGCCGACCACCTCGGCACCGTCTACGCCCTCGACCCGCACAGCGGCCGCGACCGCTGGCGCGTCGCCACCGAGCCCCGGCAGTCCCTCGAACCGGTGCTCGTCGCCGGCGGCGACGTGCTGCTGGGCGCCGGCAGCGCGCTCTACACGCTCGACGCCGTCACCGGCAATCCGAAGTGGCGCTTCGCCGCCCAGGGCGAGATCGTCGGATCACCGGTCGTCGCGGACGGACGCGTCCACTTCGGCTCGAAGGACCACTGCCTGTACACGGTGGACGCCGGGGGCGGCCAGCTGCGCTGGAAGCTCGAAACGGGCGGCGAGATCACGGGGTCGCCGGTGGCGGCGGACGGGGTCGTGTACGCGTGCAGCAAGGATCGGTGTGTGTATGCGCTGGACGCGGTGAAGGGGACGGGGGCCGCGGCGCGGCGGCCTTAG
- a CDS encoding TetR family transcriptional regulator translates to MTGQVRTVDGRVAGRRGQATRQKLLDCLGEMLSTSPYRDVKVIDVARMAGTSPATFYQYFPDVEGAVLELAEEMAKEGASLTDLVAGRSWIGKSGALAAEELVDGFLSFWRKNDAILRVVDLGAAEGDKRFYKIRMKILNAVTNSLTDSIKDLQSKGKVDKEVSPAAMAGSLVAMLAAVASHQKGFTSWGVKQAELKPNLALLVHLGVTGKKPVK, encoded by the coding sequence ATGACAGGACAAGTTCGCACCGTCGACGGCCGTGTTGCCGGTCGTCGAGGTCAGGCGACGCGGCAGAAGCTGCTCGACTGCCTCGGCGAGATGCTCAGCACCTCGCCGTACCGGGACGTCAAGGTCATTGACGTGGCCCGGATGGCGGGCACCTCCCCCGCAACGTTCTACCAGTACTTCCCCGACGTCGAGGGCGCGGTCCTCGAACTCGCCGAGGAAATGGCCAAGGAAGGAGCGAGCCTCACCGACCTGGTCGCCGGACGCTCCTGGATCGGCAAGTCCGGCGCCCTGGCGGCGGAGGAACTGGTCGACGGCTTCCTCTCCTTCTGGCGGAAGAACGACGCGATTCTGCGCGTCGTCGACCTCGGAGCGGCGGAAGGGGACAAGCGGTTCTACAAGATCCGCATGAAGATCCTCAACGCCGTCACCAACTCGCTCACGGATTCCATCAAGGATCTGCAGAGCAAGGGCAAGGTCGACAAGGAGGTCAGCCCGGCCGCCATGGCCGGCTCGCTGGTCGCCATGCTGGCCGCCGTCGCCTCGCACCAGAAGGGGTTCACCAGCTGGGGCGTCAAACAGGCCGAGTTGAAGCCGAACCTCGCACTGCTGGTGCATCTCGGCGTCACCGGAAAGAAGCCCGTCAAGTAA
- a CDS encoding nitroreductase family deazaflavin-dependent oxidoreductase produces MKKTLMERSKPLVQKVSSTRGFAKVAPYVVPAMDKVVHRLTKGKVLLSAQMLPGIVLTATGAKSGQPRRTPLACMPEDGGTFVLIGSNFGRTDHPAWTGNLIRHPDAEISWKGKDLLVVARLLEGPEREAAWAAVLKFWPPYASYAARVDRQIRLFRLVPRGADPVAD; encoded by the coding sequence ATGAAGAAGACGCTGATGGAACGTTCGAAGCCACTCGTCCAGAAGGTGTCGTCCACCCGCGGCTTCGCGAAGGTCGCGCCGTACGTCGTCCCGGCCATGGACAAGGTCGTGCACCGGCTGACCAAGGGAAAGGTCCTGCTCAGTGCCCAGATGCTGCCGGGCATCGTCCTGACGGCGACCGGCGCGAAGAGCGGGCAGCCGCGCCGTACGCCGCTGGCGTGCATGCCCGAGGACGGCGGCACGTTCGTCCTCATCGGCAGCAACTTCGGGCGGACCGATCACCCGGCGTGGACCGGCAATCTGATCAGGCATCCGGACGCGGAGATCAGCTGGAAGGGGAAGGACCTGCTCGTCGTCGCCCGGCTCCTCGAAGGCCCCGAACGCGAGGCGGCCTGGGCGGCGGTCCTGAAGTTCTGGCCGCCCTACGCGTCCTACGCGGCGCGCGTGGACCGACAGATACGGCTCTTCCGTCTCGTACCGCGCGGCGCGGATCCGGTCGCGGACTGA
- a CDS encoding acyl-CoA dehydrogenase family protein — translation MDAAFTEEQDEIRRTLREVLQKRCGPDEVKAAVGTAAGYDEPLWRQLAEQLGLPGLGLPTEYGGAGCGPTELVLACEEAGRTLLPSPLFSTAVLAAPLIADLGTEQQRADLLPRIAAGAVTVALALPGGLGTALGLTGPNDGSWAGGGRAGGIQARQEPDGAGWRLYGQADQVLGGHSAGLLLVAAHAGGYAAARTRLFLVDGDAAGVVRTRLTALDETRPEARIELRDVAAVPLGGDEAADPGPALARAGELAAAALAAEAVGAADQALASTVEYVQVREQFGRPVGSFQAVKHRLADLYVQVQAARSAAYYAAWAAAASEGDLPVAGPLALAQALEALRSVAGEAIQLHGGVGFTWEHHAHLYFKRAASDELLFGPVHLLRARAADRAGLFGPAVATAPPAAPVVSTAPPGIPAAEAAAKTPTASTESTAAGSAA, via the coding sequence ATGGATGCCGCGTTCACCGAGGAGCAGGACGAGATCCGGCGCACCCTGCGAGAGGTGCTGCAGAAACGCTGCGGGCCGGACGAGGTCAAGGCCGCGGTCGGCACCGCCGCGGGATACGACGAGCCCCTGTGGCGCCAGCTCGCCGAACAGCTCGGCCTGCCGGGGCTCGGGCTGCCGACGGAGTACGGCGGCGCCGGCTGCGGGCCGACCGAACTCGTGCTGGCCTGCGAGGAGGCGGGCCGCACGCTGCTGCCGTCGCCCCTGTTCAGCACCGCGGTGCTGGCCGCCCCGCTCATCGCCGACCTCGGCACCGAGCAGCAGCGCGCCGACCTGCTGCCCAGGATCGCCGCCGGCGCCGTGACGGTGGCGCTCGCGCTGCCGGGCGGACTCGGTACGGCCCTGGGCCTGACCGGCCCGAACGACGGCAGCTGGGCGGGTGGCGGCCGCGCCGGCGGCATCCAGGCCCGCCAGGAGCCGGACGGGGCCGGCTGGCGGCTCTACGGGCAGGCCGACCAGGTGCTCGGCGGGCACAGCGCCGGCCTGCTGCTCGTCGCCGCCCACGCGGGCGGCTACGCGGCCGCCCGCACCCGGCTCTTCCTCGTCGACGGCGACGCGGCCGGCGTCGTACGCACCCGCCTCACCGCGCTCGACGAGACCCGCCCCGAGGCCCGCATCGAGCTGCGCGACGTCGCCGCCGTGCCGCTCGGCGGCGACGAGGCGGCCGACCCGGGGCCCGCGCTCGCCCGGGCAGGTGAACTCGCCGCCGCCGCGCTCGCCGCGGAGGCGGTCGGCGCCGCGGACCAGGCGCTCGCCTCGACCGTGGAGTACGTGCAGGTCAGAGAGCAGTTCGGACGTCCCGTCGGCTCCTTCCAGGCGGTCAAGCACCGGCTCGCCGACCTTTACGTCCAGGTCCAGGCGGCGCGCTCCGCCGCCTACTACGCCGCCTGGGCGGCCGCCGCCTCCGAGGGCGATCTGCCGGTCGCCGGGCCGCTCGCGCTCGCACAGGCGCTGGAGGCGCTGCGGTCCGTCGCGGGTGAGGCGATCCAGCTGCACGGCGGCGTCGGCTTCACCTGGGAGCACCACGCGCACCTGTACTTCAAGCGCGCCGCGTCCGACGAGCTGCTCTTCGGCCCGGTGCACCTGCTGCGCGCCCGCGCCGCCGACCGGGCGGGGCTCTTCGGCCCGGCGGTCGCGACGGCTCCTCCGGCGGCTCCCGTGGTTTCGACGGCTCCTCCGGGGATTCCCGCGGCTGAGGCGGCCGCGAAAACTCCGACGGCTTCGACCGAGTCGACGGCCGCCGGGAGCGCGGCATGA
- a CDS encoding acetyl-CoA acetyltransferase: MAAAARKVAVVGVALSDCGRVDEATPYALHAQAARRALADSGLDRSVVDGLASAGLGILAPVEVAEYLGLRPTWVDSTAVGGSTWEVMAAHAAEAIAAGHANAVLLVYGSTARADIKAKRRTANLSFGARGPLQFEVPYGHTLISKYAMAARRHMHQYGTTLEQLAEVAVQARANAARNPDAMYRTPITVDEVLSGPMIADPFTKLHCCIRSDGGGAVLLAAEEYLPDTAKTPVWILGSGTSVSHTTMSEWEDFTVSPAAVSGRIAFERAGVTPADIDLAEIYDAFTYMTLVTLEDLGFCAKGEGGAFVEKGRLTIDGDLPVNTDGGGLSACHPGMRGLFLLIEAVRQLRGEAGDRQVRKSGGRLPRLAVASGTGGWFCSSGTVILERG, from the coding sequence ATGGCTGCTGCTGCTCGCAAGGTCGCCGTCGTCGGCGTGGCGCTGTCCGACTGCGGACGGGTCGACGAGGCCACCCCGTACGCCCTCCACGCCCAGGCCGCCCGCCGGGCGCTGGCCGACTCCGGGCTCGACCGGTCGGTCGTCGACGGCCTGGCCTCAGCCGGCCTGGGGATCCTCGCGCCCGTCGAGGTCGCCGAGTACCTCGGCCTGCGCCCCACCTGGGTGGATTCCACCGCCGTGGGCGGCTCCACCTGGGAGGTCATGGCCGCGCACGCCGCCGAGGCGATAGCCGCCGGCCACGCCAACGCCGTCCTGCTCGTCTACGGCTCCACCGCGCGCGCCGACATCAAGGCGAAACGGCGCACCGCGAACCTCTCCTTCGGGGCCCGCGGACCGCTGCAGTTCGAGGTCCCGTACGGCCACACCCTCATCTCCAAGTACGCGATGGCCGCGCGCCGCCACATGCACCAGTACGGCACGACGCTGGAACAGCTCGCCGAGGTCGCCGTACAGGCCCGCGCCAACGCCGCCCGCAACCCCGACGCGATGTACCGCACCCCGATCACCGTCGACGAGGTGCTGTCCGGGCCGATGATCGCCGACCCGTTCACCAAGCTGCACTGCTGCATCCGCTCCGACGGCGGCGGCGCGGTGCTGCTGGCCGCCGAGGAGTACCTACCGGACACGGCGAAGACCCCCGTCTGGATCCTCGGCTCGGGCACCTCGGTCTCGCACACCACGATGTCCGAGTGGGAGGACTTCACGGTCTCCCCTGCGGCGGTCTCGGGCCGGATCGCCTTCGAACGGGCCGGGGTGACCCCCGCCGACATCGACCTCGCCGAGATCTACGACGCCTTCACGTACATGACGCTGGTGACGCTGGAGGACCTCGGCTTCTGCGCCAAGGGCGAGGGCGGCGCCTTCGTCGAGAAGGGCCGGCTCACGATCGACGGCGATCTGCCCGTCAACACCGACGGCGGCGGCCTGTCCGCCTGCCACCCCGGGATGCGCGGTCTGTTCCTGCTCATCGAGGCCGTCCGGCAGCTGCGCGGCGAGGCGGGCGACCGGCAGGTACGCAAGTCCGGCGGGCGGCTGCCGCGGCTGGCCGTCGCCTCCGGCACCGGCGGCTGGTTCTGCTCCTCGGGAACGGTGATCCTGGAACGCGGCTAG
- a CDS encoding trypsin-like serine protease, whose amino-acid sequence MVKRFALPLACTLVLTAAALWTPWASPQPNAREGWTNQAAAQFWTPERMANAMPQTAPFGPEELPLPNANVSTTIAPAGAARHINGIPTVGVLFSVDDSAEAHFCSASVVHSPSRSLLLTAAHCEAGTDVVFVPDYVKGAKTQPYGTWAVDQVFTDPRWDDYDTGSGSDYDFAFARVKKNDEGRSIEDITGANVLTRTPGWTNKVTVIGYPGEAFDPTGRAISCTTATSRLSGLRQLQMDCGGYYDGTSGSPWLLDFDPKTKTGKVIGLVGGLDGGGPDDSVSYSPLFEDALFTLYRTAGG is encoded by the coding sequence GTGGTCAAGCGGTTCGCCCTGCCCCTGGCCTGCACTCTCGTGCTGACCGCCGCCGCGCTGTGGACGCCGTGGGCCAGCCCGCAGCCGAACGCCCGGGAGGGCTGGACGAACCAGGCCGCGGCCCAGTTCTGGACCCCGGAGCGGATGGCGAACGCCATGCCGCAGACCGCTCCGTTCGGGCCGGAGGAACTACCGCTCCCCAACGCGAACGTCAGCACCACCATCGCCCCGGCCGGCGCCGCCCGGCACATCAACGGCATCCCGACCGTCGGCGTGCTCTTCTCCGTCGATGACTCGGCCGAGGCCCACTTCTGCTCGGCGAGCGTCGTCCACAGCCCGTCCCGCAGCCTCCTGCTGACCGCCGCGCACTGCGAGGCGGGCACGGACGTCGTCTTCGTCCCCGACTACGTCAAGGGCGCGAAGACCCAGCCGTACGGGACCTGGGCCGTCGACCAGGTCTTCACCGACCCCCGGTGGGACGACTACGACACCGGCTCGGGCTCGGACTACGACTTCGCCTTCGCACGGGTGAAGAAGAACGACGAGGGCCGGAGCATCGAGGACATCACCGGCGCCAACGTCCTCACCCGGACACCCGGCTGGACCAACAAGGTCACCGTGATCGGCTACCCCGGCGAGGCCTTCGACCCGACGGGCCGGGCGATCAGCTGCACGACGGCCACCTCCCGCCTCTCCGGCCTGCGCCAGTTGCAGATGGACTGCGGCGGCTACTACGACGGCACGTCCGGCAGCCCCTGGCTGCTCGACTTCGACCCGAAGACCAAGACCGGCAAGGTCATCGGCCTGGTGGGCGGCCTGGACGGCGGCGGCCCGGACGACAGCGTCTCCTACAGCCCCCTCTTCGAGGACGCCCTCTTCACCCTCTACCGAACGGCGGGCGGCTGA
- a CDS encoding Zn-ribbon domain-containing OB-fold protein: protein MGAVPVTAQRFDLPDIDAFTRPYWEAAADGRLLIRRCAACGAAHHYPREFCPSCWSEDVAWEQASGRATLYTWSVVHLNDLPPFGTRVPYVAAVVDLAEGPRMMTEVIDCEASALRIGMDLHVRFRTEEAAPDGPDAPAASQAPAVAVFAPASPTALEG from the coding sequence GTGGGGGCTGTTCCTGTGACGGCGCAGCGCTTCGACCTTCCCGACATCGACGCCTTCACCCGCCCGTACTGGGAGGCCGCCGCCGACGGCCGGCTGCTGATCCGGCGCTGCGCCGCCTGCGGGGCCGCGCACCACTATCCACGCGAGTTCTGCCCGTCCTGCTGGAGCGAGGACGTCGCCTGGGAGCAGGCGAGCGGCCGCGCCACGCTCTACACCTGGTCGGTCGTCCACCTCAACGACCTGCCGCCCTTCGGCACCCGGGTGCCGTACGTCGCCGCCGTCGTCGATCTCGCCGAAGGCCCGCGGATGATGACGGAGGTCATCGACTGCGAAGCGTCCGCCCTGCGGATCGGCATGGACCTGCACGTACGCTTCCGCACCGAAGAAGCCGCTCCCGACGGGCCGGACGCTCCGGCCGCTTCCCAGGCTCCGGCCGTCGCCGTCTTCGCGCCGGCTTCGCCCACCGCACTCGAGGGCTGA
- a CDS encoding DoxX family protein — protein MQTIWLTGAEWLAVLRIGLGLWWLESWRHKDKKGWFERGTGIAWAKSVADKHRWSFVRGGFTTVVAPRPKLMAYIVVYAELALGLGLTVGLLTPVALVGGLLLNLLYLVLMIHDWAEQGQNAMMALISLVALFAMSWQAWSLDNLWGLFL, from the coding sequence ATGCAGACGATCTGGCTCACCGGAGCCGAATGGCTCGCCGTGCTGCGCATAGGCCTCGGTCTGTGGTGGCTGGAGAGCTGGCGGCACAAGGACAAGAAGGGCTGGTTCGAGCGCGGCACCGGCATCGCCTGGGCCAAGAGCGTCGCGGACAAACACCGCTGGAGCTTTGTGCGGGGCGGCTTCACCACCGTCGTCGCGCCACGGCCCAAGCTGATGGCGTACATCGTCGTGTACGCCGAGCTGGCGCTCGGGCTGGGCCTGACGGTCGGCCTGCTGACACCCGTGGCGCTCGTCGGCGGGCTGCTCCTCAACCTGCTCTATCTCGTCCTGATGATCCACGACTGGGCCGAGCAGGGCCAGAACGCCATGATGGCGCTCATATCGCTCGTCGCACTGTTCGCGATGAGCTGGCAGGCCTGGTCGCTCGACAACCTGTGGGGGCTGTTCCTGTGA
- a CDS encoding NAD(P)/FAD-dependent oxidoreductase, with translation MVDQPTSSVPPAPSAPTASPDAIVIGAGPGGLAAAAALSRRGVRTLVLERSDAVAASWRGHYDRLHLHTPRRLSGLPGFAIPRAYGRWVGRDDVIRYLERYTAHHRIDVATGIEVSRIDRVDGADTAGGSPGGAGGRGGKGGSAGGGTWQLPATGGRLLTASVVVVATGTNHVPHLPDWPGRDGFSSELLHAAHYRNAQPYAGRDVLVVGVGNTGAEIAVDLIEGGAARVRIAVRTPPHILRRTTAGWPAQATGILCRRLPTAVVDRVAPYVERLSIPDLSAYGLARPTTGLYSRVRDDGAIPVQDVGLIDAIQARRVEPVAAVESFDGDKVVLADGSGISPEVVIAATGYRRGLEPLVGHLGVLDGNGRPLVHGPHTPPGAPGLYFTGFTNPISGMFRELAIDARRIARAAARTSRRP, from the coding sequence ATGGTCGACCAGCCCACCTCCTCCGTCCCGCCGGCCCCCTCCGCACCCACCGCCTCCCCCGACGCGATCGTCATCGGCGCGGGACCCGGCGGCCTCGCCGCGGCGGCGGCGCTGAGCCGACGCGGCGTCCGCACGCTCGTGCTGGAGCGGTCGGACGCGGTCGCCGCGTCCTGGCGCGGCCACTACGACCGGCTCCATCTGCACACCCCGCGACGGCTGTCAGGTCTGCCCGGCTTCGCCATCCCGCGCGCGTACGGACGCTGGGTCGGCCGCGACGACGTCATCCGCTACCTGGAGCGCTACACCGCGCACCACCGGATCGACGTCGCCACCGGCATCGAGGTGTCCCGGATCGACCGCGTCGACGGCGCCGACACCGCCGGAGGCAGCCCTGGAGGAGCCGGCGGGCGCGGCGGCAAGGGCGGCAGTGCGGGCGGCGGTACGTGGCAGCTGCCCGCCACCGGCGGACGGCTGCTCACCGCCTCCGTCGTCGTGGTCGCCACCGGCACCAACCACGTACCCCACCTGCCGGACTGGCCAGGCCGCGACGGTTTCTCCAGCGAGCTGCTGCACGCCGCCCACTACCGCAACGCCCAGCCCTACGCGGGCCGCGACGTGCTCGTCGTCGGCGTCGGCAACACCGGCGCCGAGATCGCCGTCGACCTCATCGAGGGGGGCGCCGCCCGCGTGCGGATCGCCGTCCGGACGCCGCCGCACATCCTGCGCCGCACCACGGCGGGCTGGCCCGCCCAGGCCACCGGGATCCTCTGCCGCCGGCTGCCGACCGCGGTCGTCGACCGGGTCGCCCCGTACGTGGAGCGGCTCAGCATCCCCGACCTGTCCGCCTACGGACTCGCCCGCCCCACCACGGGCCTCTACTCCCGCGTCCGCGACGACGGAGCCATCCCGGTGCAGGACGTCGGCCTCATCGACGCGATCCAGGCACGGCGGGTGGAACCCGTCGCCGCCGTGGAGAGCTTCGACGGCGACAAGGTCGTGCTGGCCGACGGTTCGGGCATCAGCCCGGAGGTCGTCATCGCCGCCACCGGATACCGGCGCGGCCTGGAACCCCTCGTGGGCCACCTGGGCGTCCTCGACGGCAACGGCCGCCCCCTCGTACACGGCCCGCACACCCCGCCCGGCGCTCCCGGTCTCTACTTCACCGGCTTCACCAACCCCATCAGCGGCATGTTCCGCGAACTCGCCATCGACGCCCGGCGTATCGCCCGCGCGGCCGCCCGCACCTCCCGGCGGCCGTGA